One region of Macadamia integrifolia cultivar HAES 741 chromosome 11, SCU_Mint_v3, whole genome shotgun sequence genomic DNA includes:
- the LOC122092743 gene encoding protein RST1-like isoform X1, which translates to METIHAALDESSLCVDAKLPSTALDKTSKIANDILKNCRRIIPRCAENIALAIRAFCMVLPPSAHEITATASKFLLKWLFQYEHEYRQWPAAIALGLVSRCLYAIDCRPKFQIIAGLLEADGDEIVVGNRSHGSESLITVEKLVCLL; encoded by the exons ATGGAAACTATTCATGCAGCATTGGATGAGAGCAGTCTTTGTGTTGATGCTAAATTGCCATCCACAGCGCTGGATAAAACTTCGAAGATTGCGAATGATATCCTGAAG AATTGCAGAAGAATCATTCCTCGATGTGCGGAGAATATTGCACTAGCCATTAGGGCATTTTGTATG GTTTTGCCTCCATCTGCTCATGAAATAACAGCGACTGCATCAAAATTCCTACTGAAGTGGTTGTTTCAGTATGAACATGAATACAGGCAATGGCCTGCTGCAATTGCATTAGGGTTGGTCTCTCGTTGTTTATATGCAATTGATTGCAGGCCAAAATTTCAGATCATTGCTGGACTTCTTGAG GCTGATGGGGATGAAATCGTTGTAGGAAATAGAAGCCATGGGTCTGAATCATTGATCACTGTGGAGAAGCTAGTATGTTTATTGTGA
- the LOC122092743 gene encoding protein RST1-like isoform X2 has translation METIHAALDESSLCVDAKLPSTALDKTSKIANDILKNCRRIIPRCAENIALAIRAFCMVLPPSAHEITATASKFLLKWLFQYEHEYRQWPAAIALGLVSRCLYAIDCRPKFQIIAGLLEVNEA, from the exons ATGGAAACTATTCATGCAGCATTGGATGAGAGCAGTCTTTGTGTTGATGCTAAATTGCCATCCACAGCGCTGGATAAAACTTCGAAGATTGCGAATGATATCCTGAAG AATTGCAGAAGAATCATTCCTCGATGTGCGGAGAATATTGCACTAGCCATTAGGGCATTTTGTATG GTTTTGCCTCCATCTGCTCATGAAATAACAGCGACTGCATCAAAATTCCTACTGAAGTGGTTGTTTCAGTATGAACATGAATACAGGCAATGGCCTGCTGCAATTGCATTAGGGTTGGTCTCTCGTTGTTTATATGCAATTGATTGCAGGCCAAAATTTCAGATCATTGCTGGACTTCTTGAG GTGAACGAAGCATGA